In Flavobacterium sp. 83, the genomic window ATCTTCAATCGTAATGCCTCCTCTGTCCATAAAAGTGCAGGCGTGATTTACAAAAACGTTTTTACCGATGGTTATGTTTTCTCCAAAATCGGAATAGAATGGCGGAATAATAAAAAAAGTGTCATCTACTTTTTTGCCGATGAGTTCCCTGAAAACAGAATTAATTTCCTGTAAATCATCGGTAACAAGACTGTTCAATTTGGCAGTAGTGAGAATAGCCTTTTGAATGACTTTAAATAATATTGGATATTCAGGGTCATTTAGCCGAATAGTTTCGCCTGCTAGGTCTCTCGTAAAAATAGTTGTAGTTTCCATATATCTTTGTATTTATTGTGAATACAAAATTAAAATGAAACTGGGTTCAGATGTTAATAACAATCAAACCAATAGTTAAGAATTTCAAACCGATTCTAAACGGAAATTTTTAGGATTTGTCCCAGTGTTCTTCTTGAAAAAATTGTTGAAATAGGTTGGGTATTCAAAGCCAAGGGCATAAGCAATTTCAGAAATATTCCAATCGGTATGTTGTAAAAGTGCTTTGGCTTCGCTAATAATACGTTCAGAAATATGAGTAGTGGTAGATTTTCCGGTAACACTTTTTATGGCACGATTCAGATAATTAACGTGAAGACATAGCGCATTTGAATAATCTTGTGCTGTTTTTAACAATAGTGGGTTTTCATTGGATTCAATTGGAAATTGCCTTTCCAAAAGTTCCAAAAATACTGAAGCAACTCTGGACGAAGCATTTTTGTGTTGGTCAAAATTTTGCAAAGGCTGTAGCTTCAGAGCCTCGTGAATTATTAAATTAATATAGTTACGGATTAGTTCGTCTTTATAAACATAATCAGTTTGTTGTTCTTCCAGTATTTTCTTGAATAACGTGTTCAAAAACTCTCGCTGCTGCTCGGTTATTTGTAAAATAGGCGTACCGTCAATCTTAAAGAAAGGGGAGTTTTGCAAACTTTCGGAACGATCTGATTTTAAAAACGCTTCCGAAAATAAACAAGTGTAACCTACATAACTGGTAGATATAGTTTCCCAAGAATAAGGAATATGGGGGTTACCAAAAAACAAAACGGTTCCCTCGGCATCAAAACTTTTGTCTGCATAATGAATGATGCTCTTTCCAGTAGTCAGGCAAATTTTATAAAAGTCCTTTCTGCTGTAAGTGCGTGTTGCATTACCATCACTTTCGATTTCGAATACATTAAATCCCTTTAGCTTTAATTCAGTATTGAATTCTGAAACCGAACGTATCGTTTTGTTTTCCATTTTACAAAGTTATAATAAACAAACTTTTATTTACTGATATTTTTGATATTTTATGTCTTGACAATGTTTAATTAGTATCGTTAAGCCAATTTATTAGGTTCACAGAGTTAGTCTATCTTTGCATATAACAAGGTTCGGTTTAGTAGTTGTTCTGTGCTGAGTTTTCAATTAAGGTATGCGTCCAAGTTACAGATAAGAGAAGTTTTGAAAGGGGTTTTAACTCAAACGGAAAACACGCAGGATTTTTATGAATCTTGATAATACTTCTGACAAACTATCGTATATAATTTACTCTAAGATGGGTTGATTGTAGTTTCAGCTATTCAATTCACCATACCAATAGGCAGATGTTACACCACCATCCATCAAGAAATCGCTTCCGGTGATAAAAGCACCCTCTCTTCCCATCAACAAAGCGCCAATCACGCCCACCTCGTCAGGAGTTCCAGCTCTTCCAGCAGGAGAAATTTCTAGCATTTTGCGGTATGTTTCTCCGCGGGGGCCATTCAATTCTTCATTAGCAAGAGGCGTGATGATAATTCCCGGACTGATAGTATTGATACGGGCTCCTCGTTTTCCCCAACGTACTGCTTCGGCCTTTACTCGTAATGAATTCCCTTTTTTGGATAATTGATAGGCAAATAATGAACTGTCTATAGCATCTGAATGTAAAAATGGAAGTGAAAGCAATTCTTCTGCTGGTGTGGTTGCCAGTGCTTTATCTTGTTCGGGTGTTAAGGATGGCAATCGATGTCCAGATTGCGATGCAATAACAACACCTGAGCCACCATCGGCAATGACATTACCAAATTCTTCCAAGATTAATGCTGTTCCATATAAATCAACCAGAATTATAGTGGATGGTGATGCTTGTGATGGCGAAACGCCTGCAGCGTGAATCAATCCTGTTACGCTTCCCATTGCTGTGGCTATTGCTACAAGCGCCTGAACCGAAGCCCTTGAGGAAATATCGACAACAGCAGTGCTTACTTTAAAACCTGCATCATTTAGAACTTTTGCGGCTGCATCACTGTTTTTCTGATGAATATCGGCAAGTAAAATATGATTTCCTGCACCTACACGGCGAGCAATAGCTTGACCTATAGATCCTGCACCGATTACTACAATTACGTTTACTTTTTTCATTTTAGTTTATTTTTATTTCCCTACTGTTTGATAGAATTTTGGCATTACAAATATCATCAATAACATTTCTCATTTAACATACATATTACGGCTGTTATTACCATTATTACTGATATTGCTTTTTGGTATAACTTATTTAAAATGTGTGTACTATATTTGTGTTGTAATTAAAAGAATTGTTATGGATTCCATTATTAAAGTTGAAAAAATTTCTCAATATAATGCATTAAAGGATATTGAAACAAAACATCCATTGATTAGTGTTTTTGATAATACAAATACCAAAAACTTACCTAATCATTGCAAAATGCATTTTGGTTTTTATGCAATTTTTTTAAAAGCTGGGAATTGTGGTGAATTGAAATATGGTAGAAATACTTATGATTATGATGATGGAACACTGGTTTTTATTAGCCCAGGACAAGTTATTGAAATCAATAATGAAGATAATTATCAACCTACTGGTTTAGCATTACTTTTTCATCCTGATTTAATAAAAGGAACTGCTCTTGGTAAACAGATGAGTCAATATTCATTTTTTTCGTATGATTCAAATGAAGCATTGCATTTGTCTTTGAAAGAGCAACAAATCATTAAAGATTTATTTAGCAAATTGGAGTATGAATTGGATCAGTCTATTGATAAACACAGCAAAAGTATTATGACTAATAATATCGAATTACTATTAAATTATTGTATTCGATTTTATGATAGGCAATTTATCACCAGAGAAAATATAAACACGGATATTCTATCCAAATTTGAAAACTTATTGAATGATTATTTCCTGTCAGATACCACCCAAGATTTAGGGTTGCCTTCTGTTGGATATTTTGCGGATCGTTTGCATCTTTCTCCAAACTATTTTGGGGATTTAATTAAAAAAGAGACGGGAAAATCAGCACAGGAACACATGCAATTAAAATTAATTGATGTTGCCAAGGAAAAGATTTTCGATCCTGAAAAATCAATTAGTCAGATCGCTTTTGAACTTGGTTTTAAATACCCTCAGCATTTTAATCGCATGTTTAAAAAGAGTACTGGCTTTACGCCAAATGAATATAGGATGATGAATTGAAATAGTATTTATTATAATTTTATTTTGATAGTATCCCAAAAAGTGTATGTGTCCTATTTTTTATGATACTACCTAAAAAAAAGAGAGAACCAATTTTGGTTCTCTCTTTTAGTATGATATTATAGAGTATTAGTGTCTTCCATGTCCATTACCATTTCCGTGCCCATTACCTTCATTACCTCTTCGGTTGTCGTTGTTTCCATGATTATCGTGTCCTCTTCGGTTGTCGTATTCTCGGTGATTATCATTACCTCTTCTGTTTTCATATTCTCTGCGATTATTGTTATAACCTACATTTCTTTGCTCATTACCACGGTAACCTCTGTAATATCTTGATCTGTCATTATTAAAGTTTCTGTAAGGTCTTGAACCATGATAATCATTTAAGACTACTTTGTAGCCACTATACAAATCGTAATTTCTATATTGTCTTGGTAAATATCTGGATCTAATCCATCTTTCATCTCCAAAATAAATAAATTGAGTTGCTCTTACATCATAATAGGCTTCAACATCTGGTAGATAATAATACTCAGCTTCAGCATATCCTGAAGGACCCCAATCTGGCCGTGTGCCAATGTTTAAACTTACTGAAACTTGTGCATGTATTGTACTGGATGCAAAAAGTATAATTCCTAGGGCGATTAATTTTAATGTTCTCATTTTTCAAATATTTAATTAGCTATAATTTTATATAAACTCATTTGTTGTTACTTTTTAGTTAAGCCAACAACTGTGCCAATATAATTTTTTTAACATTTAATTAAGGATTGATAGTAAAAATAAAGAGAAGCGGTAAAGCTTCTCTTTTGGTTCTTTTATTTTAATTCAGTTTTAATGTTTTCCATTTCCATGGCCATTATTTCCTTTTTCATGACCACTATTTCCTCCACCATGGTTTTCATTACCACGATTACCATTATTACCGATATTTTTATATGCTTTATTGTTGTTTTTCCCTTTGCCTATTGCTCTTTGAGGAGCACCATGGTATCCTTTGTAATATTTCGCTTTATGATTTTTAAAGTTACTGTAGGGTCTTGAGCCATGATAATCATTTAATACAACTTTATATCCATTGTACAGATCATAGTTTCTGTATTGTACTGGTAGGTATCTTGAACGAATCCATCTTCCTCCATTAAAATAAATAAACTGGGTTGCTCTTATGTCGTAATAAGCTTCTACATCAGGTAAGTAATAATAATCGACATTAGAATATCCTGACGGACCCCATGAGGGAGGTGTACCTATATTTACATTTACTGAAACTTGTGCGTGTATCGAACTTGTTACTAAAAGGATTATCCCTACCGCAATTAATTTTAATGTTTTCATTCTTCAAATATTTAATTAATAATTATTTTGTATTCACTATTTATGTCAATACTTTATCTGTAAATCCAAGAACTATGCCAGTAGAAAGAGGTTAACATATTAATGGGTTTTAGTTTTCATAAAAAAAGAGAAGTTTTCTAGCTTCTCTTTAAATTTATTTTGGAAACCGGATTACAATAAAAGAATCAATAAAAGGATAACGATTATAATTGCACCAACAGATAAATAAACACCATTTCCTGTAGATCTTAACTCAGCATTAATTGCACGAACTTCTTTACGAAGAGCTTTTTTCTCTGATGATTTCATGGATGATTTATCCATTGCTTTGATTTCATCTAAACGAGAAAGCATTTTTTTAACGTTTTCTGGAATTTCTTTTGTATTGCTTGTTACTGTAGTTAGATTTTTTTCAGCAGCAAAAGTAGTTGTTGGAACAAAAGTTAATGACAATACCATCATCATTAAATAGAAGGAAATTTTTTTCATCTTGTTTTTTTTAGGATTAGTTATATGTTTTATTATTAATGTAAAGATAAAATGATCCTCCAAGATAGTACTTATACAATTTTTGCTTAAAATTATATAATTCACACCTTATCATAAAATATTGAATTTTATGCAATGTATTTTAAAATAGAATAATAAAAAGTTTATTTTATTTATAAATAACAGTTCGAGGTTTAGCTAATTCAAAATCCTGAAATCCAAAATCAGTAGTTTCAAAAGAATTAGTTTTGAATACATTTTCTCCTATATCTGGAATTGATGGGTAATAGGAAAGTGATATTTGGAAAGAACTAAAAACTAAATAATCATTATTTATAATAAAACCAATTCCAATTTTTGAATATGTTTTACTTTCACCAAGTCCCTTTTGTGGATTCCCAAGCATAGCAATTGAATAGTTAAAATAAGGATTTATACGAAATCCCCATAAATCCCATGGTGAATATGATTGAGTTTGTAAAGTCAAAATGGCTTTTTGTGTGCCATATTCAGCGCTCGTAAAACCGATTAGTCCATTATTTTCATTAATTGATAACTTATCTCCAATAGAGTTCAATCGGTTTATCCCTAAAATGAGTTGTGGCTTAACAAACTGTCTTACTTTCCATTTCCCAATAGTAATCAAATTAGTGAAATAATTTGCCTGAAAAGAAAAAGCAGTTTGGTTTGTTGTTGATTTATCAAAAAAAGAACCTATTTCTATATTGGTGCTTAAAAAGCCCCATTTATAAAAATTTCCAAATGCTGCTCTGCCACCCAGATAAAAACGACCAATATTGTTTTTATATTGATATCCCCCGGTTATTCCATAAATTTTTCCAATAGGTACATCCTCTATAATTCCATTTTTAAAAATGTATTTGTCTTCAACAAATAGTCGTGAAGTGACACCGATTCCAGTAAGAAAAAATTTCTCTCCAGAATAGAAATTAATTGGATCATATGCCATTGTAGGACTTTCTATGTATTTTACATTTAAAAATCGGCCTGATAATATTAAATTTGTGGTTCTGTCTCCCTCAGTATTTCCATTAAATATTTTAAAAGCGTGTCCCGCCCATATATCTTGTGAATTGTATTTAAAATTTTGTTTGGCATATATCAAATTGGAATCCTGAAGTGTATCTTTTCTAAATTGCTGATCTAGGTAAATTCCAGCGGCCCATTTTGTAAAAGGCGAATAAAAAGGACGATCAATATTCACACTTTTGCCATAATAATTATCCAAATCTATTTGATAATTAAAAGTAGTCTTGATAAACGTATTCTTGATGTTGGGAATACTATAGGTCAAACTATACGCTTTTTTGCCATCGCTGAATCTGGTTTTATATTTATTATCAATTTCATGCCCAGATCCCAAAAAATTTCGTTCGTTTAATTCAAAAGTAGCTCTCGAATTAGAAACAGATCCTTTAGGAATAATACTCCAAGTATCTAATACTCGAATATAAACATCAACTGAATCAGGATTGTTTTTAATTAATTGAGGCGTTATACTAACCCTGCTAACGAATCTTTGGGTTCTAATTAAACGTTCTGATTCTTTTACTAATAAGGAATCTAGCGGTTCATTTTCTCTTATCAGTAATAAGTTTCGAATCGCCAGTCTATTTGTCTTAATGTGTATTCTATTTCCGCTTCTTTCTGCCCAATTTCTAGCTTCTTTTGTAGAATCAATTTCGGAAAATCCAAAAGGATCAAGTGTAGTAATGTTTATATTTCTAATGGTTCTGCCTTCAAAAGCAAGGTATTTTTTGTGGATTACTTTTTTCTTTTTAGTTTTTACATTAACGGGTTCAAAAATTAAATGGTGCAACATTTTAGTGAACTTTCTTTTTTTGGAATAGGTTTGAATATCCTTGTACACTTCAGAAGAATCTTTTTTAGGCTTATTTACCTGAGAAAAAGAAACCTGAGAATAACAGAGTAAAGAAAAAATTAAAATCAATTTTTGTTTTTGTAGCATCTTAAAAAAATTAAATTTAAAATAGATTTTAAATTTAAGCGCCTAGTTTTCAGTCCGATTTATATCAGATTCTGTAGTTGTTTCTGTGGTTGTTTCCGTAAATACCGGAACTGCAATATCTGTTTTAATTATGATTGTTTCTGTTGATGAATCTGAATCAAAAAGTGGTAATTTTATATTGCGCCACGTATAGGTTTTGGGTAAATGATCCCCCATTAAATAGCCCCAAGGTTCTAAGGATTCAATTCTGTCAAAAATTGCTTTTAAAATCGCTAATAGCGGTATGGCTAAAAACATTCCTGAAATTCCAGCAATTGCGCCTCCAATAATAATTCCAATTATCGAAACAAAAGCATTTATTTCAACTTTAGAACTCACAATCATAGGAACAAGTATATTATTGTCTATCAATTGAACAACTATATTTACTACAACAACACCAAGCATAATAGATAAATCCGGTGTACCTGTCAGAGAAGCTACAATACTCAATACTCCTGCAAAAAGAATTCCTATATAGGGAATGAGATTAAGAATACCAGTAATAATTCCTAATAGGATAGCATATTTAAGTCCAATTAACATAAACCCTAAAGTTGTTAATATAGAAACGACAATCATTTCGAGAATTAAACCAATGATGTAGCTTTTTACTGCTACTTTAATTTGATTTAAAATATCTTTCAGTTGTGTATGATATTCTTTTCTAACGAGTTTAGCGAAAAATAACATGAAATGAGTTCGGTATAAAAGAATTAAAAAGATATATATAGGAATCAGAATTAAATTTAGTAATGTGTCGGTAAAGGATAATAAAGTAGTACCAATTATTTCCTTCCCTTTTTCCATCGAGTCCTTAGTGGCGCTGTCAAGATATTTATTTTGTTCTCTGGAGCTTATTTGAAAATTCTCTTTTACAAAATGCTGAATATGATCGAAATGAATATTGAAATTCTTTTCTATTTTGTCAAAATCATCTGTGATAGTACTTATTTGAAAAGATAAGAATATAAGGATACCTACAATCACCAATACAAAAAAAAGTACAGTAATCATTACTGCCAAAACATGGGGGAACCGTAATTTATTTTTAAAAAACAGCACTATGGGACCTAATAATATGGCAAACAAAAACGACATTAATATAGGAATTAATACGTCTTGACCAATGTAAAAAATATAAGTGATACTTATTAAACTTAATAAAACTAATGCAAACTTTGCATAGAAAGGTAGTTTTATGATTTCGTTCATATTTTAGTTTTTATAGATGTTGAAACTATTTCTAAATTTTACAAGCAAATTTGGTAGAATAAAAAATCTAAAGCGTTATAGATTTTCTTAAAATAGTTATATAATTTACACTTATAAAACCATAAATTTTACGATAGAACGAATTAAACCGAAGTGTTTAAAATAAAATTAATCTATAAATTCTGTATCATCAAAATGATTTTTCATAATTGAAATTCCTTTTTGCAAAAGCAAATTATTAGGAAAGATAACCATTTCTCCCGTATGAGTTCTTAAGTAGACATGAAAAGCCCCAATGTCTTCAATCTCAGCTTCTATTGGGAAATCTTTATCATGGATTTTTATTACATCACCAATTTTAAACGGAAAAGAAAAAAACAATATAACACCAGATGTGATGTTACTCAATATGGACCATTGTGCAAACATGGCAACACCTACAACTGTTGTAATAGAGGAAAGTGCAATAAAAATATCTTTAGTTTGAACTCCCCATATTATTATTAAAGCACTTACTGTCAATATATTGATTAATAAGTGAATGTATTTGATGACTAAATTAGTTCTATGTTCAATAGTATGACTCGATTTAGCATAGCGTCTTACCAGTTTTGTAGAGATAATTCGCAATGAAATTAAAAAAACTAAAACAATTCCAGTTCCAATTAGTTCTCGGGTAAAATCATTTAAAAAAAGCATATTTTAGGTTTTATGCTAATTTACAAAAATATTCATAAACTTTATCAGTTGGCATACCCATAACATTAGCATAAGAACCTTCAATTTTTGAAACACCTATAAAACCAATCCATTCCTGAATTCCATAAGCTCCTGCTTTGTCATACGGTTTGTAATTTTCAAGATAATATTGAATCGCTTCGTCGCTTAATTCATTAAAAGTAACTTTCGTCAGTTCATTAAGAACAGTGGTTTCTGAAGCGGTTTTGAAACAAACAGAGGTAATCACTTCATGGGTAGTATTCGATAATGATTTTAGGATTTCAAAAGCATCCTGTTGATCTTTTGGTTTGCCCAAAGCTTTGTCATTGTGCCAAACAATAGTATCACTGGTTATTAGGATGTCGCCGGGTTGTAATTCTCCTTCAAAAGCGCTGGCTTTTAATTCAGCCAAATAATCAGTTATTGCTGACGCTTTTAATTCAGGAGGGTAAATTTCTTCAATTTCTTTTAACTTAATTTCAAAGTCTAAATCTAAATCTTTGAAAAATTGTTGGCGTCTTGGAGAACCTGAAGCTAGGATCAAGTTGTATTTTTTTAATTTATTTTTAAGCATTATAGTGCATATTTAAAGTTATTACAACAATGGATACAATCCCAAAGAGGAGAATCCATTTCAGTAATAAACTCAATTTTTGAAATTCGTTTTTTGTTTTGGCATTCCAAATTTTAAAAGTAAAATAAAGAAGCGGGCCTAATACTGAAAGCATTAAATAAAGTGTGGCAAACTGCAACTGAAATAGATAATTGTTTATGTAAAAAAGTATAGCCAGAATAGGAATGAAACTTAACCCAAAAATAATTTTTGACGTTCGATTGATTCCTATTGCAATAGGTAATGTATTCATTCCTTGACTGAAATCGCCATGTACATCTTCTAAATCTTTTACTATTTCCCTGATGAAATTAAGTATAAACGTAAACAAAGCATAGTCAAGAAGAATAGAGAAAATAACAGCCATTTGCTGTTGATTGCCTTCATAAGTTGCTGGATATAAATCGAAAATCCCAACGATAATTACACTAAACGCAAGCAACAAAGCAATAACGGTATTCCCAATGAGTATCATTTGTTTTAGACTTGTAGCGTAAAAATACAGTGTAGCAGCAATGAGGATAAAAATAGAAGCAAAGCCCGGTTTTTGGATAACATTAGATAAATAAAAACCAATACCAACGCCAGCACAATTCAGCGCAACATATATATTATAAGCTTTTGTTTCTGAAATACTTTTGCCTACTATTACGTTGGCAGGCTTATTTATGGTATCTGTATCTTGATCAAATATATTATTAATAACATATCCACCTGCAGCAAGCAAAACGGTAGATAGGACTAATAGTGTATATTGCCAGTCATTTAAAGCCAACGGAATATTCTGAAATTTAAAAAATCCATACCTGAAAACAAGTTGCATAAAAGCAAGCATGAGCAGATTTTGATAACGAATTAGTTTTATAAATGGGAACATTTATTTCATTTAAAATTTATAATTCAATATTTTAAAATAATAATTAATCGTGTTTCCCGTTAAAATGCGCCATCCATTTTCCTTGTGCTTTCATCACTTGTTCGATTACATCACGAGCGGCACCTTTTCCTCCATTTTTATGTGAAATATATCTTGAAATAGCCTTGATTTCTGGGCTTGCATCTTGCGGACAAGCAGGTAATCCGACTAATTTCATTACGTGATAATCAGGAATATCATCTCCCATATAGAGAACGTGTTCAGGATTAATTTGATATACATCAGTATATTCATCGAATGTTTCCACTTTATTTGGTGTTCCTAAATGGATATCCGTAATTCCTAGATTTCTTAGTCGAACCCGAACGCCTTCGTTGCTTCCTCCCGAAATTATGCAAACATTATAACCGCTTTCTACAGCTGCTTTCATAGCATAACCGTCACGAATATTCATGGTTCTCAGAATTTCTCCTTCATTGGTTACAAAAACAGAACTATCAGTGAGTACGCCATCTACGTCAAATATAAACGTAGTAATATCATTCATTATTTCTTTATAACTTTTTGCCATTATGCTGTATTGATTGTGTTAGTGTTTTATAAATTTTTAGATGATTTTCGTTCAATAAAAAGGCTTCATGCGCTTCGATAGTAGCTCTATCATTGCGTTTTGCCGGTCCTGTTTGCGCATCTTCGGGCGAAAGGATCATTATTTTCTGGGCAGTTTCGGCAATAAGAGGTTTAAGAATTTCAAATGGAACTTGATTTTCCTGGCAAATTTCACTTCCTATTTGGTATAAATGATTGGTGAAATTATTGACAAAAACTGCCGCAACGTGCAATGCTTTGCGTTGTTCTGAATTGATTGCGAAAACTTTATCAGAAATTGATTTGGCTACTTTATCCAATAATTGAAAGTCTGTTGCGTTTTCGCTTTCTAAACAAATTGGAATTGTTTTAAAATCTACTTTTTTGTTCTTAGTGAATGTTTGCAAGGGATAAAAAACGCCTTTTCTATTATTATCATTCAAAGCATTCAAGGAAACACTACCAGAAGTATGGACTACCAAACGATTTTTGAACGGAAGTTTTGATGAAACATCGGCAATCGAATCATCTGAAACGGCTATGATACACAAATCAGCTTCTGTCAAAGCATTCCAATCATCCGTGATTTTACCGTAATCAAGTAACTGCGATACATTCGCAACCTGTCTTGAAAAGACTTGAACCAATTCGATTTCTGATCCCAAATTTTGAGAATCCTGAAATGCCGCAATCAGATGTTGCGCTACATTTCCAGAGCCAATAATTATTACTTTAATCATTTGACAAAATTAGCAAAAAAATATTAAGAGTTTTAGTCGAATTTATCACAGGTTATAAACCGAAATTAGCAATGAAATATGCTTTTTTATCAAAAAAATGAATGCTTAATTTTGGATTAAATTAACAATTGTACGAATATAGAAGTCAACATTTTTAAGTACTTTTGTCGCACTTTAATAAAACGTAATCCCTTACAAATGATTAAAAAAATATACTCTATTTTGTTTTCTACCCGATTAATGGCCATGCTTTTCTTAACATTTGCAATTGCAATGGGAGCAGGAACTTTTATCGAAAGTAAATATAACACTGATACTGCTAAAATTTGGGTTTATAATGCTTGGTGGTTTGAAGCTATAATGGTGTTTTTTATGATTAATTTCATTGGAAACATTAAAAGATATCAATTGTTAAAAAAAGAAAAATGGGCTACATTATTGCTTCATTTGGCTTTCGTATTTATACTTTTAGGAGCTTTCGTAACACGATATATAAGCTATGAAGGGATGATGCCCATTCGCGAAGGCGCAGCAGAAAATCAAGTTTTTTCAGATAAAACCTTTCTTACCGTTTTTGTTGATGGAGATTACAAAGGAGAAATGAAACGCAGAGTTTTTGAAAAACCTTTGTTACTTTCACCAGCTACCAACAATAATTTTACCATTTCAGATAAATTTGCCAACACTAATTTTGAGGTAAAATACAAAAACTTCATTATGGGTGCTACTGAATATATAAAACCGGATCCTAAAGGTTCATTGTATTTTAAAATTGTAGAGGCAGGTGATGGTGGTCGACATGAACACATGTTGAAAGAAGGTGAAATACAAAATATCCACAACGTTTTATTTTCATTGAATAAATTTACTGAGGGTGCAATAAACATTACTATTAAGGGCGATACTAGTACGATTCAAACGCCGTTTGAAGGTAATTTTATGCGTATGGCTGATAAATTACAAGGAAAAGTAACTAAAGGAGATGCACAACCATTGATGATGCGATCGCTTTATACAATTGGTGAAATGCGATTTGTATTTCCTGATCCCGCTGTAAAAGGAATAATAGATTATCAATCTAAAAATGATTTTAAAGCTAAGAATCATGAAGATGCTTTGGTATTAAGTGTTACAGCTGACGGAAAAGAAAAAGAAGTTACAATTTTAGGTTCCAAAGGTAAAATAGGCGAATCTAAAACAGTAAAAATTGGGAATATAGATTATACATTGTTTTATGGAAGTAAAGCATACGTTTTGCCTTTCAAGATAAAACTGAATAAATTTATCGCTAAGAAATATCCAGGAACGGAGAAAAGCTATTCTTCATTTGAAAGCCAGGTTACCGTTCAAGATTCTGCAGACTCATTTGATGCCCGAATTTATATGAATCATGTTCTGGATTACAAGCAGTTTCGCTTTTTTCAATCGTCATTCGATCCTGATGAAAAGGGAACCGTTCTATCAGTAAATCATGATTTTTGGGGTACAGCCATTACTTATGCCGGTTATTTTATGTTGTTTTTTGCTATGATGTCAATTATGTTTACTAAATATTCTCGTTTTGCTGATTTAAAAAGGAAATTGGAAGTTGTCAAAGCTAAAAAAGCGAAGTTAATTACGGTTTTAGTTTTAATGCTTAGTTTTACTAGTTTTAGCCAAGGTCATGA contains:
- a CDS encoding sugar O-acetyltransferase, with amino-acid sequence METTTIFTRDLAGETIRLNDPEYPILFKVIQKAILTTAKLNSLVTDDLQEINSVFRELIGKKVDDTFFIIPPFYSDFGENITIGKNVFVNHACTFMDRGGITIEDNVLIGPKVNLITTNHPINPEERRATISNPILIKKGAWIGVGVTILPGVTIGKNSIVAAGAVVSKDVPDNVIVGGIPAKFIKSI
- a CDS encoding AraC family transcriptional regulator, which encodes MENKTIRSVSEFNTELKLKGFNVFEIESDGNATRTYSRKDFYKICLTTGKSIIHYADKSFDAEGTVLFFGNPHIPYSWETISTSYVGYTCLFSEAFLKSDRSESLQNSPFFKIDGTPILQITEQQREFLNTLFKKILEEQQTDYVYKDELIRNYINLIIHEALKLQPLQNFDQHKNASSRVASVFLELLERQFPIESNENPLLLKTAQDYSNALCLHVNYLNRAIKSVTGKSTTTHISERIISEAKALLQHTDWNISEIAYALGFEYPTYFNNFFKKNTGTNPKNFRLESV
- a CDS encoding SDR family oxidoreductase; the protein is MKKVNVIVVIGAGSIGQAIARRVGAGNHILLADIHQKNSDAAAKVLNDAGFKVSTAVVDISSRASVQALVAIATAMGSVTGLIHAAGVSPSQASPSTIILVDLYGTALILEEFGNVIADGGSGVVIASQSGHRLPSLTPEQDKALATTPAEELLSLPFLHSDAIDSSLFAYQLSKKGNSLRVKAEAVRWGKRGARINTISPGIIITPLANEELNGPRGETYRKMLEISPAGRAGTPDEVGVIGALLMGREGAFITGSDFLMDGGVTSAYWYGELNS
- a CDS encoding AraC family transcriptional regulator, with the protein product MDSIIKVEKISQYNALKDIETKHPLISVFDNTNTKNLPNHCKMHFGFYAIFLKAGNCGELKYGRNTYDYDDGTLVFISPGQVIEINNEDNYQPTGLALLFHPDLIKGTALGKQMSQYSFFSYDSNEALHLSLKEQQIIKDLFSKLEYELDQSIDKHSKSIMTNNIELLLNYCIRFYDRQFITRENINTDILSKFENLLNDYFLSDTTQDLGLPSVGYFADRLHLSPNYFGDLIKKETGKSAQEHMQLKLIDVAKEKIFDPEKSISQIAFELGFKYPQHFNRMFKKSTGFTPNEYRMMN
- a CDS encoding AI-2E family transporter, which gives rise to MNEIIKLPFYAKFALVLLSLISITYIFYIGQDVLIPILMSFLFAILLGPIVLFFKNKLRFPHVLAVMITVLFFVLVIVGILIFLSFQISTITDDFDKIEKNFNIHFDHIQHFVKENFQISSREQNKYLDSATKDSMEKGKEIIGTTLLSFTDTLLNLILIPIYIFLILLYRTHFMLFFAKLVRKEYHTQLKDILNQIKVAVKSYIIGLILEMIVVSILTTLGFMLIGLKYAILLGIITGILNLIPYIGILFAGVLSIVASLTGTPDLSIMLGVVVVNIVVQLIDNNILVPMIVSSKVEINAFVSIIGIIIGGAIAGISGMFLAIPLLAILKAIFDRIESLEPWGYLMGDHLPKTYTWRNIKLPLFDSDSSTETIIIKTDIAVPVFTETTTETTTESDINRTEN
- a CDS encoding mechanosensitive ion channel family protein; the protein is MLFLNDFTRELIGTGIVLVFLISLRIISTKLVRRYAKSSHTIEHRTNLVIKYIHLLINILTVSALIIIWGVQTKDIFIALSSITTVVGVAMFAQWSILSNITSGVILFFSFPFKIGDVIKIHDKDFPIEAEIEDIGAFHVYLRTHTGEMVIFPNNLLLQKGISIMKNHFDDTEFID
- a CDS encoding Maf-like protein, with translation MLKNKLKKYNLILASGSPRRQQFFKDLDLDFEIKLKEIEEIYPPELKASAITDYLAELKASAFEGELQPGDILITSDTIVWHNDKALGKPKDQQDAFEILKSLSNTTHEVITSVCFKTASETTVLNELTKVTFNELSDEAIQYYLENYKPYDKAGAYGIQEWIGFIGVSKIEGSYANVMGMPTDKVYEYFCKLA